A stretch of DNA from Candidatus Methylarchaceae archaeon HK02M2:
GACTCATGTATGAGTGATTTAATTTATCTAATTATTATTAATCTATTACTAATGAATTATATTATATTTATATTATCACGATTTCATTATAAACTCGTGCGTATAAATTATATTTTTTCATATTGGGCTAACATTTTCTTCATTCATACAAGTGAGTGTATGACTAAAGTCCTTAAGACTCTTTGGCAAGGAACCAACGTTATTGTCATAAGGAAAATCAATTGCAATGACTCTAAGGTCGAGTGAATCCAATTATGAGCCTATACAGTGAGCGTGCTAAGAAAATCATCAAACCTACAAGGGGAAAATATTCCCCTTTCCTAAAAGAGAATCGTAAGCCATGTCAAGGTTGTGGGTATAACGATCCTTTGGGTTGTTTAAGAGTCGGTGGGTGTTGGGTGGACGAAGAAAAGGAATTATGAAATATTAAGAGTTAATCGATTGTCATAATTTGACGCAATCAAGTAACTAAGAACCGCCTCTTCAAAGCCCTCCTTTCTGCATCAAGAATCATTTCTATCAGCTTTTCGTTAACTTCAGACTCTTCTTTCAAAATCGCTTTCGCTTCTAATATGCTCATCCCTCTTGTAACAAGTGCCATAACTGCTGCAAGCCCATATTTTGAGATTAGTTCTGCTGATCTAATGGCCCTTCTTATCAAAACCCTCTTCTTATCTGGCAACCTCTTAAACTTTGAGAGCTCCTTATCACATAATGTTAAAACATCCTCTAAGGTCTCATTCAATAAACCTATCTTAGATGAGCTACATTTCGGGCAGATGATTTCTTCTGGTAAATTCCTGACGCTGAGTACTTCTGCATAGCTCCAACACTCCGTGCAGACGAAAGTTCGAGTCTCATTCAGCAATCTTGTAAGAACCGAATCTTTTAGTATGCTCCTCATTCTTTGGGGTGGTATGAGATCCGTCATCCTACTTATCTCTTCTATACCTATTCTTGCTATAGGTGTAAGAGATTCTTCCTCTATTATTTCTACCTCTATGTGTCCAGATTCTATTTTATTCAAAACATGAACTGTCTGCTCAACGTCTGCATCGTTGAATAAAGTTAGCTTAAGCGCTTCATCGAATATAACAGTATCTTCAAATCCCTTCATTATGTTACTTAAACTGACATCACTCAGGTCTGCATCCTTTGAGATCGCTCCAAACTTTTTGGCTACATGAAGAAACCTACGCTTAAAGAGCCCTGTCCTTAATAATGCTCGAGTTGCCAATTCTCGGATATCCTCATGAGCTAATCTTTTCATAATGAGCCCTACATCTTTTGGTCTTACCTTATGTGTCTGAATGATTATGCGGTAGGGATCCTGTTGAATCCCTATAGGGTACCCTATCTTCTCGGATAAGATGAGACCTAAAATCCTAGAAATCGTTCGATTAGCAAGAAGACCAAAACAACAATGTATTATTATTAGGTCCCCCCATCTCTCTATTGTGATCTTCTTGTCAGTTGGTACTGGAAGGTCGATTCTGACTTGATCTAAGATCTCTGATATCGCTCTCAGTAAAGTTTGAGGCTCACATGGATAGACCTCACTAAGTATTTGAGTTATTTCTTCTGTATTTTTTCCCGATCTTAGCATCTCTTCTACTCTGCGCCTTATCTCTCCTACTTCGTTCGCAACTTCATAGGGTACGGGTATCTCTTCTCCGACCCAACTAGGTATGGCACCTTTAGGATCTTCTTCAGATTTTACGTATATCCTGTTTCGATACACTTGCAGTATCTTCCAGACAGAGCCTCTCATAATGAATTTTGTCCCTATCTCCCCATTCTCAGCAACGAAAGCTTCATCGAGTACTCCAATGGGCTCATCGATCTCTTCCTCTATTACTATAAACTGTCTCTCATCAGGGATCATCGATAAGTTCTGAAAATAATAATTGTAGAGGTCCTTACTCCTTCTAGGTTTGCTGAACAATCTATCTTTAAAATAAATTTGAGTGAATGGGGGGTATCTTGTGTGCATGTATGTGAGGACTTTCTTCAAATCTTCCTCTGATAAGTTCCGATATGGGTGTGCTTTAGTAAAGATATCCAATACTTCCTCAAAACTCCAAGTATTCTTCTGCATCATCAAACCTGCGATCTGATGTGTCAATGCATCTAGAGGTTTGTCTGGGATTGGGGCAGGCTCCAAATCCTCAAGCAGAGCACGGCGAGCTATGACTATTGCCTCAAGAGCATCATCCGAATCTTGAGTTATAATAACTCCTTTTGCAATCCCCCCGATCTTATGCCCACTCCTGCCTATTCTTTGAAGGAGCCTTGTAACTTGCCTTGGTGAATTGTACTGAATTACCATCTCTAGAGACCCTATATCTATCCCCAATTCTAAAGAGCTGGTGCAGACTATCCCCAGCAACCTGCCTTCTTTCAGGTCTTTTTCAGTAGTTATTCGAGATATTTTAGAGAGGGAACCATGATGAATACCAATGGGCAAAGCCATCTCCCATACTCTAAATCTGCTCGATAAGATTTCAGCTTCAGACCTAGTATTCGTGAAAAGCAGAACTGAAGCGTTATCCTCTATCAACTGTCTCATCACTCTTAATCTTGCAGCAACTTCTGGATATGTATACAAATTTGAAGCAAGCTTGAAGTCTTCAGAAGAAGGTTGAGGGTAAAGTATCTTTAATCTTATGGACCGGGCAACAGGGACTTGAACTATGACGCAAGGCCGATCTTTTCCAACTAAGAACTTGGCTACTTGCTCTGGTGTTCCTATAGTTGCAGATAGTCCTATTAATTGATAATCTTTTTCAGTGATGTATCTGAGCCTCTCAAGACCAAGTGATAGTTGACTACCTCTCTTTTCTGTAGCTAACTCATGAACTTCATCAACGATAACCCATTTGATCGATCTTAGATGTTCTCTCATTATACGACCTGGTAGTATAGCCTGCAAAGTTTCAGGAGTTGTTATGAGTATATCTGGGGGGACTTTAGCCTGAGCGCGTCTCTCTCTCACTTCGGTATCTCCATGCCTGACTGCGAGCTTTATATCTAGCCTTTTGCACCACCATCCAAGTCTCTCTAATAAGTCTCTATTTAGAGCCCTTAAAGGTGTGATATATAGAGCCTTGATGCTGGGCTTTTTCTCTAATTTAAATATGGAATTTAAAATGGGCAAAAAAGCTGCCTCAGTCTTTCCTGTCCCCGTAGGTGCTATGAGTAGAACGTTTTTGTTTTGCATAATTAAAGGAATTGCCTTTACTTGTGGTTCAGTGAGCTCATAGAACCCTCTATCTTGAATTGCTCTTCTTATTGGTTTGACGAACATCGAGAATGTATTCTCTAGCACCTCTACCATATCGATTCCCAGATATCATATTTAGTTTATTAGGTTACAATAAAGGTTTACCATGAAAGAAAAACTGTTAAGTTAAATTCAATTGAATATAATATTAGAAGAATTTATATTAGTTAATTTTTTCGAATAGATGATCTACTTTGGTAAAAGTAAGAGAAGCTATGATCAAAGAAGTTCTTACAATAGATATCGAGGAGAATGTCGATAATGCATGTAAAATAATGGGAGAGAAACATATAGGCAGCCTTATAGTCACAATTCAAGGCAAGCCAATTGGGATCTTCACAGAGAGGGATTTATTATCCAAAATAATCTTTAAAGGATTAAAATTAGAAAAGGCCAAAGTTAAGGATTTTATGTCTAAGCCCCTAACTGTAGTAAATCCGGACTTCAATTTAAAAGAAGCTGCGAGGATTATGACTCAGTTGAATATCAGGAGACTGCCTGTAATAGAAAATGAAAAGTTGATCGGAATATTGACATCAGCTGATATGACCCGTGCACTCGCTAACTCCCCTCTGAAATTTTAAAGAAGGTTATATAATATGACCTCAGAAGATAATGAAATCGATGAATTACAATGTAGTGACTGTGGAAGGGTTCTGAAAGAGGAAGGAAAAGGCTTGAGGTGGGGAAAGTGTCAGGTTTGCGGAGATATAATATGTTTGGATTGTATGTATTACAATCGAGTTAAAAGAGAAGGGCTCTTTGAGTACTATTGTGATGTTGTCAGAGTATGCAAGAAACATCGTGTTTAATCACCTTTATCATAAAATACTAAAGTAAAGGAGATATGTTTTAGATCACTTGCCAAGCTGACTAAAAAATAGTCAAAAGATCCATGAATCGAGAATATGAACAATATATAGAAGAGCTTCTCATATTTTCTCAAAGGATCGTGCAGTAAAGATGAGGATAATCATAGTTGGCTTTGGTGTGGTTGGGCAGAGCTTTCTCCGATTACTTATCCATAGGTATAAGGAGCTCATCTCAAAATATGGTCTACGTCCAAAGGTCGTAGCAATTGTTGATAGGGGGGGCGCTGCAATAAATGAGAGGGGACTTAATATACAAAAGTTATTGCAGATCAAAAAGATGGGAAGCATCGCCAATGATTCTGATTATGGATTCCCGAACTTATCTGCTGAAGAAGTCATCGAGAAAGTTGACGCTGAGATTGTTATTGAAGTAACACAAACTAACATTTTAGATGGAGAACCTGGATTGACGTATATCGAGACAGGCATTAAAAGGGGAAGGCATGTCATAACAACAAATAAAGGCCCACTAGCTTTAGCTCTTCCTGCACTTACAGAGCTTGCTGAATATAATGAGGTCTATTTGAGGTTCAGTGGGACTGTAGGGGGAGGAACACCCATACTCGATTTTGGTAAGAAGTGCTTGATAGGAAATAAAGTTTTATCGATAAAAGGGATTTTGAATGGGACTACAAATTACATTCTGACAGAAATGAGCAACAAGGGAATTGAGTTCGATGAAGCTCTTAAGATGGCTCAAGAACTAGGGTATGCAGAGAGAGACCCCTCACAAGACATAGATGGTCTAGATACAGCATGTAAATTGGTCATAATGGCAAATTGGATAATGGATAAAAAGGTTACATTGAAAGATGTAAGCATTGAAGGAATACGTCATATTGATCTTAAAGACTTAAAGGATGCTGAGAAGAATAACTGTACTATAAAACTAATCGGGTCGATAAATGAGCGCTTAGAAGTAAAGCCTATAAAGATGCTAAAAATGAATCTTTTATGTGTTCCCGGCACTCTCAATGCAGTAACGTTTACCACAGAATTTGCTGGTGAACAAACGATAATTGGTTTTGGTGCTGGTGGGATGGAGACTTCGAGCGCTATTCTGAGAGACTTAATAGATATAAAGTCGAACCTATCAAGTCGGTATATATAATTATTTACTCATTAAAATATTAATTTTTAAATAATGTCAAAATAGTCAATTTTCAAAATATTCATATTTTTACTCTTATTCTTATTTGAAATCTTTTTTCCTCTCCCTAATATCAATTTGAACTAAATAACTTTTAA
This window harbors:
- a CDS encoding DEAD/DEAH box helicase, with the translated sequence MVEVLENTFSMFVKPIRRAIQDRGFYELTEPQVKAIPLIMQNKNVLLIAPTGTGKTEAAFLPILNSIFKLEKKPSIKALYITPLRALNRDLLERLGWWCKRLDIKLAVRHGDTEVRERRAQAKVPPDILITTPETLQAILPGRIMREHLRSIKWVIVDEVHELATEKRGSQLSLGLERLRYITEKDYQLIGLSATIGTPEQVAKFLVGKDRPCVIVQVPVARSIRLKILYPQPSSEDFKLASNLYTYPEVAARLRVMRQLIEDNASVLLFTNTRSEAEILSSRFRVWEMALPIGIHHGSLSKISRITTEKDLKEGRLLGIVCTSSLELGIDIGSLEMVIQYNSPRQVTRLLQRIGRSGHKIGGIAKGVIITQDSDDALEAIVIARRALLEDLEPAPIPDKPLDALTHQIAGLMMQKNTWSFEEVLDIFTKAHPYRNLSEEDLKKVLTYMHTRYPPFTQIYFKDRLFSKPRRSKDLYNYYFQNLSMIPDERQFIVIEEEIDEPIGVLDEAFVAENGEIGTKFIMRGSVWKILQVYRNRIYVKSEEDPKGAIPSWVGEEIPVPYEVANEVGEIRRRVEEMLRSGKNTEEITQILSEVYPCEPQTLLRAISEILDQVRIDLPVPTDKKITIERWGDLIIIHCCFGLLANRTISRILGLILSEKIGYPIGIQQDPYRIIIQTHKVRPKDVGLIMKRLAHEDIRELATRALLRTGLFKRRFLHVAKKFGAISKDADLSDVSLSNIMKGFEDTVIFDEALKLTLFNDADVEQTVHVLNKIESGHIEVEIIEEESLTPIARIGIEEISRMTDLIPPQRMRSILKDSVLTRLLNETRTFVCTECWSYAEVLSVRNLPEEIICPKCSSSKIGLLNETLEDVLTLCDKELSKFKRLPDKKRVLIRRAIRSAELISKYGLAAVMALVTRGMSILEAKAILKEESEVNEKLIEMILDAERRALKRRFLVT
- a CDS encoding CBS domain-containing protein — protein: MVKVREAMIKEVLTIDIEENVDNACKIMGEKHIGSLIVTIQGKPIGIFTERDLLSKIIFKGLKLEKAKVKDFMSKPLTVVNPDFNLKEAARIMTQLNIRRLPVIENEKLIGILTSADMTRALANSPLKF
- a CDS encoding homoserine dehydrogenase translates to MRIIIVGFGVVGQSFLRLLIHRYKELISKYGLRPKVVAIVDRGGAAINERGLNIQKLLQIKKMGSIANDSDYGFPNLSAEEVIEKVDAEIVIEVTQTNILDGEPGLTYIETGIKRGRHVITTNKGPLALALPALTELAEYNEVYLRFSGTVGGGTPILDFGKKCLIGNKVLSIKGILNGTTNYILTEMSNKGIEFDEALKMAQELGYAERDPSQDIDGLDTACKLVIMANWIMDKKVTLKDVSIEGIRHIDLKDLKDAEKNNCTIKLIGSINERLEVKPIKMLKMNLLCVPGTLNAVTFTTEFAGEQTIIGFGAGGMETSSAILRDLIDIKSNLSSRYI